The sequence below is a genomic window from Gossypium hirsutum isolate 1008001.06 chromosome A11, Gossypium_hirsutum_v2.1, whole genome shotgun sequence.
CCAGATCGACCCCTTGTCTCATTGTTGGTTACTCGTTTTCTCAGAGTGCTTATCTCTGCCTTGATACGTCTTCCCGTCGCTTGTATACTTCTCGTCATATTCATTTTATTGAAACCGTCTTCCTATTTACACAAACTACTCTTACTATCGAGAAAGCTACTCCCGCTACTATTTCTGAATGGTGTTTATTGCCTATACCAATCATTACTGCATCTGCCTCAACACCTACCACTACACCCTCCTCTAATACTCCATCTCCTTCTACCACTTCATCCGGTCCAAACCTTCAGCCGTCTTTTCCGACTACTCTAGACCAAACCGTTTCACCAACCACTACACCTACTTAACCTAAAGGTAATGGTGTTacttttttagtgtttaatttgaattttagtatTGGTTTGGTGAAAGTTAATTGGTAATATTATTAGGTCtgaattattcataattttttaataaaataaatttaatgttacttgtgaatttatttgattttgtgcttaattttgttaaatatagtCTAAGGGATGTTAATTAATTTGGATTTTAGGGTTGATCTAATCaaaattaattgctaatattattagcttattatgatttttcataaaatcaactctaaaatttagattaaacactaaaattttagcATTGTTGTCTTCaagctaaaaattaaaataaataccaCAATAGAAAAAAACTGATAAACATAGATGTTAAATTGCACTTGTTTATGGCTGCAAAATAGTTTCTTTTTATCCCAAAATGCTTTAGAAACACAATGTGTCTACACcaatatacttttaaaattttgatcatagtttaaattcatttatatttattcataattttaaaaagaaaatttattaatttcataagtttttttattcaaaattttaaatatattaaaaataatttaagttcaaTTGAAGTTTCAGGTTGTAAAATTTTTGGGTGTGTTTGAATGAGGGGTTTGAAAGGGAGTTTCattttgtatcaaaatttttaaaattttaaaaattaatttacttgtttaaataaaaatattgaagaaTTTCAAATATTGTAAAAAATTTTGAGAGCTTAATTTCCTTTTCCAAATTCCGTCTAAATCAGTGTTTTTCAAAATTCTTGATAATTTTGTTCCATTCAAATACATGGTCTCACTATAACATAAaagatttaaacttaaaaattatttttatttaattataatatataaatttaatattttattaaaatatttaccaatttttttataaatctaatgatattcatattaaatatttttatagtaattaaaaaattatttttttgttgaagAAAGAAACGTGAAAGAGACAATTACAATATGCATCAAAGTTGTTCTATTATTAATGAACACTGAATTGATTAAAAACAAAGCATAAATGCCTATATTTATAGGCTTACAAAGAAACTACCTTAATATAAAAACAACTaacaacttatttaattaaactgAAAATAAAATCTGGAACTAAAAGATTATACCAAGATTTTTGGTCAATTAAACAACCTACTACTTTGAATTAATTCTCAACACTCCCCCTTAATTCAAAGTTGAAGACACCAAGTTGACTTCTAAAATAATTGAACTTCTCCTTTGATAAAGCCTTTGTTAACACATCTACTAGCTGCTTTTGGGTGCTGCAATACTCCAAAGGTATCTCCTCTTTTGCTACCAAATCACAAATGAAATGATAACAAATATCGATGTGCCTTGTTCTACTATGAAATGTTGGATTCTTTGTCATGGAGATAGTTGATTTGTTGTCACAAAATTTATCTGTTGCACATTTCTGCTCTCGTTGAAGATCAGCTAACATTCTCCATAGCCAAATAGCTTGACAAGTTGCTGTAGTTGCTGCTACATACTCAGCCTTTGAGGTTGACAATGCTATTGTAGCTTGCTTCTTAAAACTCCAAGTGATCACCTCTGAACCTAGAGTAAAAACATTCGCTGATACACTTCTTCTATCATCTAAAGAACTTGCCCAATCATTGTCTATGAACCCATACAATctaaaatttgaagtttttgaGTACCAAATGCCATACTCCAAAGTTCCAGCAATGTACCGTAAGACCTATTTTACTGCTCCATAATGAACCTTTGGAGGTTGCTGCATAAACCTAGAAATAACACTAATAGGAAATGCCATATCGGGCCTAGTGTAAGTCAAATAAATTAAACCTCCAACCAAGCTTCTAAACCTCCTTGTATCTGCCATTTCTTCTCCATCTTCTAGCTGCAATTTCTTATTGATAGTCATGGGTGTAGCTGCAGCTTGCAATTAAGCGTGTCAAAATTACTAGAATATCCTTGGCATATTTTCTTTGTGAGATGAAAATTCCATCTTCAGCTTGATGAAATTCAAGACCAATGAGATAATGCAATAAACCCATGTCCGACATCtcgaattcattcatcatttgagaCTTAAACTCATTAATAAGAAAGTTAGAAGAACTAGTATAAATGATATCATCAacgtaaaaataaataatgatgaAATCATTTTTACCTTCCTTTTTCACATACAAGGTGGGTTCATTCTCACCTCTCATGTACCCTTTCTTCTGAAGATACCTATCGATCTTACTGTACCATGCTCGAGCGGCCTACTTTAATCCATACAACGCATTTTTCAACTTGTACACCTTTGTTTCGTTGCCCTTCTCTATGAAACCTTCTGGTTGTACTACATAAACCTTTTCTTGTAGATCTCCATTGGGGAATGTTGATTTGACATCAAATTAATAAATAGGCCATTGCAATTATGCAGTCAATGCTAGAACAAGCCTCATCGTTTCGAACCGAGCTACTGGAGAGAAGGTTTCTTCGAAATCAACACCATATTGTTGTGCATAACCTTTTGCCACAAAACGAGCTTTGTGCTTTTAGATGTTTCCATCTGTACCAAATTATGTTTTGAACACCTACTTCAAACCAATTGCATTTTTGTCTTCCTGCAAGTCGACCATCTCCCAAGTTCCATTCTTTTTGATGGATTTCATCTCCTCCATCATCGCCTTTTACCATTCTTCCTTATCAACAGCTTCTTCATAATACAGAGGATCTGAAACAGCTAGAGCAAATTGACAGGATGCATAAGTGCCATCAACATATTTTGGATTTGGCTTTTTGACCCTTGTTGATCTCCTTAGTGGAATTGGTTCTTCAGAAGACTCTTCAAGTGTTGTAGATGTTGCTGGTGCCGACTCTTGTTTTTCATCTAGAGAATATTCAATGAGAAAAGAAATCTCCTGTTGTACCTGCTCTACAGTCATATCCCAGCTTGCATTTTCATCAACCAATACCTCTTTTCTACCTGAAAATTTTCCACTATGAGGGTTATACAATCTATATGCTTTGGATTGAGTACAATAAccaataaaaatacattttttagaTTTTCATCAAGTTTTTTACGAGCATGAGAATTTACCAAAGCATAAGCAACACACCCAAAAATTCTTAAATGACTTACATTGGGTTTCCTACCACACCAAGCTTCATATGGAGTTTGGTTCATGACAGCCCTTGTTGGTGAGAGATTTAGTAGATAGACTGATGTTGCCACAGCTTCTGCCCAAAATTGATTTTGAGAGTCCCCTTGCTTGTAACATGTTTCTCACCATCTTCACAATAGTTCGGTTCTTCCGCTTAGCGACATCATTCTGTTATGGAATGTAGGGAATTGTTAACTCCCTACAGATGCCATTGTCTTCACAAAATAGATTGAAATCTTTAGACACGAACTCTCGTTCTTGATCTGTGTGAAGAACTTTGATATGGTAGTTGCTTTGGTTCTTCATTATAGCCTTGAATTTTTGGAACTTTTCATAAGTTTCTGACTTGTTTTCCAGAAAATACACCTAACTCATGTGACTATAATCATTCGTGAACAACAAGAAGTAACGGATCCCACCTAAGGACTCGGTTTGCATAGGACCACATAGATCAACATGAATTAACTCTAAAAATTTAGTAGCTCTCTATGCTTTTCCAACAGGAAATGACTTCCTAGCTTGTTTTCATAAATGCACCCCTCACATAAATCAAGAGAGCTAATTTTTGGTAGCCCAAGAACCATACCTTTATCACTTAGCAATTTTAGGCCTTTAATATTAAGATGTCCATACCTCAAATGCCATTGCTTTTAGTCATCCTTTCCACTTACAGCAAGAACAAAGTTCTCCATGCTTGAAACATCCAATGGAAACATTGTATTTGGATTCATGTAGACATGGACTTGTTTGCCTGACTTTTTGTTGTTAATGATACATGCACCATCATCAAATATAACAAAATATCCACCAGCCATTAGTTGTCCAACACTCAATAAATTGTATCCTAAATCAGGAACAAATTGAACATTGTCCAAAATTTTTCCTTCTCCATGGCTAGAAAAAAATTTCATAGGGCCTTTCCCTTCAACTTGTATCTCCCTTTTGTTCCCAAGTTGCACCTTTATCTTTTGTGACTCATCAAGCACCTTGAACAAGGATTTGGTGCATGTTATATGATTCGAACAGCCGCCATCCACAAACCAAAAATCACTTGGCTTATGGTTAGCATCAATACAAGCCATAAAAAAGCTTGTTTTCCTCATCATTTTCTGCtacaaagttaattttttttatccttaTACCAACAATTAGCTTTTTTATGCCCATATCTGTTGCAATGATAACATTTTATGCCATATTTTATGTTACCTTGCTCATTGTATTACCTTTGTCCATCATTCCTTCCTCTGCCTCTGCCTCTACCATAACCACAGCCATGACCACGACCACCACGAAATCCTCCTCTTCCTTGATCATTGTTTGTTGAACGATCATTTTCGCCTAGATTTGTGAATGTCTCTTTCACTTGAAATGCCTGCTCTTCGCTCTTTTCTGTTGATCTATTGATTCTTGTTTCATGAGATTGAAGAGACCTCATCGGTTCATCAACGGAGAGAACTGACAGATCTTTGGATTCTTCTATAGCAGCCACAACATGATCAAATTTTGTCGTCAAGCTTCGCAAAACTTTAGCTACAATTATCTCATCTGAAATTTGTTCGCCGTAAGAGTGCAATTGGCCGACTATTGTCCTTATTCGTGAAAAAAAATCAGTAATTGA
It includes:
- the LOC107892676 gene encoding uncharacterized protein, coding for MKNGESITDFFSRIRTIVGQLHSYGEQISDEIIVAKVLRSLTTKFDHVVAAIEESKDLSVLSVDEPMRSLQSHETRINRSTEKSEEQAFQVKETFTNLGENDRSTNNDQGRGGFRGGRGHGCGYGRGRGRGRNDGQR